The Scyliorhinus canicula chromosome 13, sScyCan1.1, whole genome shotgun sequence genome contains a region encoding:
- the LOC119976157 gene encoding muscarinic acetylcholine receptor M2-like: protein MANSTEANESLSNPIGLFDSERGRPYNSVEMVFIVIVTVALSLVTIVGNILVIVSIKVNKHLQTINNYFLLSLACADLIIGVFSMNLYTTYIVIGAWPLGPVVCDLWLALDYVVSNVSSTNLLIISFDRYFCVTKPLSYPVMRTTKIAGRMIAGIWLVPFIIWAPAILFWQFIVGERTVSEGECYVQFLSNPAITFGTAVATFYLYVFIMIILSVQISRASKSRMKENRKESESNKGTISPSLVTGNLTGQNTHKFSDAPAVLTQVKLQAGKITGRIIVDNHGQAEENRLFSGSNFPSVGPSIPFSMDNPKLNCVNTASKFGKYDHCVTTAKIAPDASSKIGNDRESKVDNKISTMITTAADKRKGAASREKKVTRTVLAILLAFIITLSPYFVMVLIYTVCSSCVPYTVWTIGYWLCYINSTVNPACYALCNPTFKKTFKRLLMCQYKNIGTTR, encoded by the coding sequence ATGGCAAACTCAACAGAGGCAAATGAATCTCTCAGCAATCCAATAGGCTTGTTTGACAGCGAAAGAGGGAGGCCTTACAATTCGGTCGAAATGGTCTTCATTGTCATTGTGACAGTTGCTTTAAGTTTGGTGACCATCGTTGGAAACATTTTGGTAATCGTTTCAATCAAAGTAAACAAACATTTACAAACTATTAACAATTACTTTCTTTTGAGCTTGGCTTGTGCTGATTTGATTATTGGTGTATTCTCTATGAATCTATACACCACTTACATTGTAATAGGCGCCTGGCCGTTGGGCCCAGTGGTATGTGACTTGTGGCTTGCTCTAGATTATGTTGTCAGCAATGTATCTTCCACGAACCTACTGATCATCAGCTTTGACCGTTACTTCTGCGTGACAAAGCCCCTCAGCTACCCGGTGATGAGAACAACGAAAATTGCGGGGAGGATGATCGCAGGTATTTGGCTTGTACCCTTTATCATCTGGGCTCCTGCCATTCTCTTCTGGCAGTTCATCGTAGGGGAGAGAACTGTCAGTGAAGGTGAGTGTTATGTGCAGTTCCTCTCAAATCCAGCTATCACATTTGGCACTGCTGTTGCCACCTTCTATCTCTACGTTTTCATCATGATTATCCTGTCCGTGCAAATATCTCGTGCCAGCAAGAGTCGAATGAAAGAGAATAGAAAAGAGTCTGAATCAAATAAAGGCACAATTTCACCATCTCTCGTGACGGGCAACCTAACGGGGCAGAATACTCACAAATTTTCAGATGCTCCTGCAGTATTGACACAAGTCAAACTGCAAGCTGGCAAAATAACTGGACGTATAATAGTTGATAATCATGGCCAAGCAGAGGAGAACCGTCTCTTCAGTGGATCAAATTTTCCTAGTGTTGGCCCATCAATCCCTTTCAGTATGGACAACCCCAAACTCAATTGCGTAAATACAGCTAGCAAATTTGGAAAATATGACCATTGTGTCACCACAGCGAAAATAGCTCCAGATGCCAGCAGCAAAATTGGAAATGACAGAGAGAGCAAAGTAGACAATAAGATATCTACAATGATCACAACAGCTGCTGATAAGAGGAAGGGAGCCGCATCCCGGGAGAAGAAGGTAACTAGAACCGTCCTGGCTATTCTCCTGGCTTTTATAATCACCTTGAGCCCATACTTTGTCATGGTCCTCATTTACACCGTTTGTTCAAGTTGCGTTCCCTACACAGTCTGGACTATTGGATACTGGCTCTGTTATATCAACAGTACCGTAAACCCAGCCTGTTATGCGTTGTGTAATCCTACATTCAAGAAAACATTTAAGCGTCTTCTCATGTGTCAATACAAGAACATTGGTACAACAAGATAA